The following are encoded in a window of Trichomycterus rosablanca isolate fTriRos1 chromosome 13, fTriRos1.hap1, whole genome shotgun sequence genomic DNA:
- the jkamp gene encoding JNK1/MAPK8-associated membrane protein → MAVEMSSTCPGLYCGKTTFNGSCGVCPRGERVNMDKICQKCEESPELYDCLYLGFMAMLPLVLHWFFIEWYSGKKSSSAVLQHVTALCECSTAAVVTLLLNEPVGSFSIRSCRVQMLSDWYTMLYNPSPDYVTTLHCTQEAVYPLYTIVLIYYAFCLVLMMLLRPLLVKKIACGLGKTDRFKSIYAALYFFPILTVLQAVGGGLLYYAFPYIILVLSLVTLAVYMSASNIQSFKDLVAKKKRLVVLFSHWLLHAYGIISISRLDKLSQDLPLLALVPGPALFYLLTARFTEPNRIVSEGGNGH, encoded by the exons ATGG CTGTAGAGATGAGCTCCACCTGTCCAGGACTTTACTGTGGAAAAACCACCTTTAATGGATCCTGTGGG GTCTGTCCCAGAGGCGAGCGAGTGAACATGGACAAGATCTGTCAGAAGTGTGAGGAGTCGCCGGAGCTGTACGACTGCTTGTATCTGGGCTTCATGGCCATGCTGCCCCTCGTCCTGCACTGGTTCTTCATCGAGTGGTACTCGGGCAAGAAAAG ctccaGCGCAGTGCTGCAGCACGTGACGGCGCTGTGCGAGTGCAGTACGGCGGCGGTGGTCACCCTGCTCCTGAACGAGCCCGTGGGTTCCTTCTCCATCCGCTCGTGCCGGGTGCAGATGCTCTCCGACTGGTACACCATGCTCTACAACCCCAGTCCCGACTACGTCACCACCCTGCACTGCACCCAGGAGGCCGTCTACCCGCT gtacacCATAGTGCTGATCTATTACGCCTTCTGCCTGGTGCTGATGATGCTCCTGCGGCCGCTGCTGGTTAAGAAGATCGCGTGCGGTCTGGGGAAGACGGATCGATTCAAGAGCATCTACGCGGCGCTCTACTTCTTCCCCATCCTCACCGTCCTGCAGGCGGTGGGCGGAGGATTACTCT aTTACGCCTTCCCCTACATCATCCTGGTGCTGTCGCTGGTCACGCTGGCCGTCTACATGTCAGCTTCgaatatacag tcGTTTAAGGACCTGGTGGCTAAGAAGAAGCGTCTGGTGGTGCTCTTCAGCCACTGGCTCCTCCACGCCTACGGGATCATCTCCATCTCCCGCCTGGACAAGCTGAGCCAGGATCTGCCCCTGCTGGCCCTGGTCCCTGGACCCGCTCTCTTCTACCTGCTGACCGCACGCTTCACCGAACCCAACCGCATCGTATCAGAGGGAGGGAACGGGCACTGA
- the LOC134325290 gene encoding G-protein coupled receptor 135, translated as MDVSGSNMTRVTANISTSGPLWEAGLASAAPQLAAGNGTAGPGGGAVRISDGSSVLPGVAVAAQALLLLAIFLLSSLGNSAVVIVIIKHRQLRTVTNAFIMSLSLSDFLTAVLCLPFSFVMLFSTDGAWMFGEKFCIANGFFNTCFGIISTLTMTLISFDRYYAIVRQPQEKIGRRKAIHLLVAVWLLAVVFSFPWYLFLRTSERLVIHKRGFYHCMYVFHSGTSRMGTAYSVSLIVVCYLLPFALMCFCHYNICKTVRLSEIRVRPVTTYAHLLRFYSEMRTATTVLIMIVFIIFCWGPYCLMGIVTAVGNYAFNPAMDAVAAWMAWANGAINPLIYAIRNPNISMLLGRSREEGYRTRNVAAYLSAQTRTRRRTPSRSHAIRERYMTGGRGNTNSRVSSSSPANGGEVAMWASKNPAVFFCTDAHPDTATELTYESKHDTANTSL; from the coding sequence ATGGATGTGAGCGGCAGCAACATGACCCGCGTCACGGCCAACATCTCCACGTCCGGCCCGCTCTGGGAGGCGGGACTGGCCTCGGCGGCCCCTCAGCTGGCGGCCGGGAACGGAACGGCCGGACCCGGCGGCGGGGCGGTGAGGATCTCGGACGGGAGCTCGGTCCTCCCGGGCGTCGCTGTGGCGGCTCAGGCTCTCCTCCTGCTGGCCATCTTTCTGCTCTCCAGCCTGGGCAACTCGGCCGTGGTGATCGTGATCATCAAGCACCGGCAACTCAGGACGGTGACCAACGCCTTCATCATGTCGCTCTCGCTGTCGGACTTCCTGACCGCCGTGCTGTGCTTGCCGTTTTCCTTCGTCATGCTGTTTAGCACGGACGGCGCCTGGATGTTCGGCGAGAAGTTCTGCATCGCCAACGGCTTCTTCAACACCTGCTTCGGGATCATCTCCACCCTGACCATGACTCTGATCTCCTTCGATCGCTACTACGCCATCGTCAGGCAGCCGCAGGAGAAGATCGGCAGGAGGAAGGCCATCCACTTGCTGGTGGCTGTCTGGCTCTTGGCGGTCGTCTTCTCCTTCCCGTGGTATCTGTTCTTGCGGACGTCGGAACGTCTCGTGATCCACAAGCGCGGCTTCTACCACTGCATGTACGTCTTTCATTCGGGGACGTCCCGCATGGGCACGGCCTACAGCGTGTCCCTGATCGTCGTGTGCTACCTCCTTCCGTTCGCCCTCATGTGCTTCTGCCACTACAACATTTGCAAGACGGTGCGTCTGTCGGAGATCCGCGTGCGCCCGGTCACCACCTACGCCCACCTGCTCCGCTTCTACAGCGAGATGCGCACGGCCACCACGGTCCTCATCATGATCGTCTTCATCATCTTCTGCTGGGGGCCGTACTGCCTGATGGGCATCGTCACGGCCGTCGGGAACTACGCCTTCAACCCCGCCATGGACGCCGTGGCCGCGTGGATGGCGTGGGCCAACGGCGCCATCAACCCCCTGATCTACGCCATCAGGAACCCCAACATCTCCATGCTCCTGGGCCGCAGCCGGGAGGAAGGGTACAGGACTAGAAACGTCGCCGCGTATTTGTCAGCGCAGACCCGGACGCGGAGGCGCACGCCATCGCGCTCCCACGCCATCAGAGAGCGCTACATGACCGGCGGGCGGGGTAACACTAACAGTCGGGTGTCTTCCTCCAGCCCGGCGAACGGCGGAGAAGTGGCCATGTGGGCGAGCAAGAACCCGGCGGTGTTTTTCTGTACCGACGCGCATCCCGATACCGCCACCGAGCTAACGTACGAGTCCAAACACGACACGGCGAACACCAGTCTCTGA